A single genomic interval of Clostridium facile harbors:
- a CDS encoding MerR family transcriptional regulator has product MTIAEVSKKYDLSPDTLRYYERIGLIPPVPRNKSGIRNYDEDSCRWIELMKCMRKAGVQIEALIEYVDLFQKGDATADARKNILIEQRNQLMDRMEDMQQSLNRLNEKIKRYEQGLMVAEKQLKKWKD; this is encoded by the coding sequence ATGACAATAGCAGAAGTAAGTAAAAAGTATGATCTTTCACCTGATACGCTCCGTTATTATGAACGGATCGGTTTAATTCCCCCTGTACCCAGAAATAAAAGCGGTATCCGGAATTATGACGAGGACTCTTGCCGTTGGATTGAATTGATGAAGTGTATGCGGAAAGCAGGAGTCCAGATAGAGGCTCTGATTGAATACGTTGATTTGTTTCAAAAAGGGGATGCTACGGCTGACGCTAGAAAAAATATCCTGATTGAACAGCGCAACCAATTGATGGATCGGATGGAAGATATGCAGCAATCGTTGAACCGTTTAAATGAAAAAATCAAGCGGTATGAACAAGGGTTGATGGTTGCGGAAAAACAGCTGAAAAAGTGGAAGGACTAA
- a CDS encoding lactate utilization protein: MNQWVENLKQLRIEKTIRNLEKNRMKAYHITNKEQLFNTLDELVQDGEKVCFGGSCTLEETGVLDYLKSRNIELKDRNVPGLTPEQVQSVMAEAFTADTYFASSNAVTEDGILYNVDGRGNRVAAMIYGPKSVILIVGYNKIVPTMQDAINRMEKIAAPANTMRLSCNTPCVKTGECMHCHSEDRVCCAYVALAHQRIKDRIKVLILDDSYGF; the protein is encoded by the coding sequence ATGAATCAATGGGTAGAAAATCTGAAACAACTTCGGATTGAAAAAACAATTCGTAACCTAGAAAAAAATCGGATGAAAGCATACCACATCACCAATAAAGAGCAATTATTCAATACGTTAGACGAATTGGTTCAAGATGGTGAAAAAGTTTGCTTTGGTGGTTCCTGTACATTAGAGGAAACAGGGGTATTGGATTACTTAAAGAGTCGCAATATTGAGTTAAAAGATAGAAATGTACCCGGACTTACACCAGAGCAGGTACAAAGTGTTATGGCAGAAGCCTTTACTGCAGATACCTATTTTGCAAGTTCGAATGCCGTGACAGAGGATGGTATTTTATATAATGTAGATGGACGGGGTAACCGTGTAGCCGCTATGATCTATGGTCCAAAAAGTGTTATTTTAATTGTTGGATATAATAAAATTGTACCAACGATGCAGGATGCAATCAACAGAATGGAAAAAATAGCAGCACCAGCCAATACAATGCGCTTATCTTGCAACACCCCTTGTGTAAAAACAGGGGAATGTATGCACTGCCATAGTGAGGATAGAGTCTGTTGTGCTTATGTTGCCTTAGCGCACCAACGAATCAAAGACAGAATTAAGGTATTGATTCTAGATGATTCTTATGGTTTTTAA
- a CDS encoding spore maturation protein, protein MRIDLFFIPTILAGIIIYAMFHHVNLFESFLKGAKEGVSIAVGLIPTMVGLLAAIAMLQASGAIDLLTSFLAPLAKALGIPQEILPLAILKPVSGSGSLAVCETIFTQFHPDSYIGRVAAVLQGSTETTFYTIAVYYSSVGVSNIRYTLPAALFGDLIGIVCSSLFVRILFGVH, encoded by the coding sequence ATGCGGATTGATTTGTTCTTTATTCCTACTATTCTGGCTGGTATTATTATATATGCTATGTTTCATCATGTAAACCTGTTCGAAAGCTTTTTAAAAGGGGCAAAAGAAGGGGTTTCTATTGCGGTTGGACTTATCCCTACTATGGTAGGTCTATTGGCAGCAATCGCGATGTTACAAGCCTCTGGAGCGATTGATTTACTCACTTCATTTTTGGCGCCATTGGCGAAAGCATTGGGAATTCCACAAGAAATTCTCCCTTTAGCAATTTTAAAACCAGTGTCTGGAAGTGGAAGCTTAGCAGTATGTGAAACGATTTTTACTCAATTTCATCCGGATAGTTATATTGGCAGGGTAGCAGCAGTGTTACAAGGCTCAACAGAAACTACCTTTTATACCATTGCGGTTTATTATAGTTCCGTTGGTGTATCCAATATCCGTTATACCCTCCCCGCTGCCTTATTTGGTGATTTGATTGGTATTGTCTGTAGCAGTTTATTTGTACGGATACTATTTGGCGTTCATTAA
- a CDS encoding nucleoside recognition domain-containing protein, with product MKKLFPWMILLAIGCGFLTGRLEEVNKSVLTGTSQAVQLLIGLMGGICFWNGIMTIAKDAGLTKKLANLFSPLLRLLFHGINKGDQVLENISMNITANLMGLGNAATPSGIQAMKLLQQANPDKKTASQNMILFVVMNTAAIQLIPTTIAVLRSSHGAANPFDLILATLLCSITSLFGAILMAKLLGRRKRHAD from the coding sequence GTGAAAAAATTATTTCCTTGGATGATTTTATTGGCAATTGGATGTGGATTTTTAACAGGAAGATTAGAAGAAGTCAACAAATCTGTGTTAACTGGCACAAGCCAGGCAGTTCAGTTATTAATTGGCTTAATGGGTGGTATCTGTTTTTGGAACGGTATTATGACAATAGCAAAAGACGCTGGGCTCACAAAAAAATTAGCTAATTTATTTTCTCCCCTGTTAAGGCTATTATTTCATGGAATAAACAAAGGGGATCAAGTCTTAGAAAATATATCAATGAATATTACCGCAAATTTAATGGGACTAGGGAATGCAGCAACCCCTTCTGGAATACAAGCAATGAAACTATTGCAGCAAGCAAATCCAGATAAAAAAACCGCTTCTCAAAATATGATTTTATTTGTAGTCATGAATACAGCAGCTATCCAACTCATCCCTACCACAATTGCAGTATTAAGAAGTTCTCATGGGGCGGCAAATCCATTTGATTTAATCCTCGCTACCCTATTGTGTTCCATTACCTCTTTATTTGGTGCAATTTTAATGGCAAAACTGTTGGGAAGAAGGAAACGCCATGCGGATTGA
- a CDS encoding AbrB/MazE/SpoVT family DNA-binding domain-containing protein — translation MKSTGIVRNTDKVGRIVLPIELRQTLYIAEGDPLEIYTEEDKIILKKYNPSCIFCGSTEEMLSYKGKYICAECKKELMDKE, via the coding sequence ATGAAATCCACAGGTATTGTAAGAAACACAGATAAAGTTGGTAGAATTGTTCTTCCAATTGAGTTGCGTCAGACTTTGTACATCGCAGAAGGGGATCCATTAGAGATTTATACAGAAGAGGATAAAATTATTTTGAAAAAATATAATCCATCCTGTATTTTCTGCGGAAGCACAGAAGAAATGTTATCCTATAAAGGAAAATACATCTGCGCTGAATGTAAAAAAGAACTGATGGACAAAGAATAA
- a CDS encoding SLC13 family permease, which produces MEKIKNWVKKETILVVSWGLAIISCCFIFPDQKYVEYIDFNTLGILFCLMAIMEGFQALGIFRHTGELLLKKVKNTRQLEAILIFLCYISSMFITNDVALITFVPFTLEILHMIQQENRILPVVVMQTIAANLGSMLTPIGNPQNLYLFSKFNISIQNFIFTILPYAILSFVLIALFVFFQKPYPISTSFLKQEKLGKNKKLFSIYCILFILSLATVVHFIPTIALFVVVLTTIVIADRKILKKVDYSLLFTFIGFFIFVGNIGRISIIHHFLETVLQGNEVLVSVGISQFISNVPAALLLAGFTNSWNLLLIGTNIGGLGTLIASMASLISFKFICKDSPQKKNTYLGYFTIFNLVFLTASLILYFLMG; this is translated from the coding sequence ATGGAAAAAATAAAAAATTGGGTAAAAAAAGAAACAATCCTAGTGGTTTCTTGGGGCTTAGCCATTATTTCTTGCTGCTTCATTTTTCCTGATCAAAAATATGTTGAATATATCGATTTTAATACATTAGGTATTTTATTCTGCTTAATGGCAATTATGGAAGGTTTTCAAGCATTGGGAATTTTTCGTCATACAGGAGAATTATTGTTAAAGAAGGTCAAAAACACTCGCCAATTAGAGGCGATCTTAATTTTTTTATGCTATATATCCAGTATGTTTATCACAAACGATGTAGCATTAATTACTTTTGTCCCTTTTACATTGGAAATTTTACATATGATACAGCAAGAAAATAGGATTCTTCCTGTTGTTGTAATGCAAACCATTGCTGCTAACTTGGGAAGTATGCTAACTCCAATTGGTAATCCCCAAAACTTATACCTTTTTTCAAAATTCAATATCTCTATTCAAAATTTTATTTTCACCATTTTGCCATATGCAATCTTATCGTTTGTTTTGATTGCCCTTTTTGTCTTTTTTCAAAAGCCTTATCCTATCTCTACTTCTTTTTTGAAACAGGAAAAATTAGGGAAAAATAAAAAATTATTTTCTATTTATTGTATTCTATTTATTTTAAGCTTGGCAACGGTAGTTCATTTCATCCCTACTATAGCGTTATTCGTTGTTGTGTTAACAACGATAGTAATAGCAGACCGAAAAATTTTAAAAAAAGTAGATTATTCTTTGTTATTCACCTTTATTGGATTTTTTATTTTTGTTGGCAATATAGGTCGGATTTCAATAATACATCATTTTTTAGAGACAGTATTACAAGGAAATGAAGTTCTAGTATCTGTCGGCATCAGTCAGTTTATCAGTAATGTTCCTGCGGCGTTATTACTGGCCGGTTTTACAAACTCTTGGAATCTGTTGTTGATTGGTACGAATATAGGAGGACTTGGTACATTAATTGCTTCAATGGCAAGCCTTATCTCTTTTAAATTTATATGCAAGGATTCCCCTCAGAAAAAAAACACATATTTAGGGTATTTTACTATTTTTAATCTTGTTTTTTTAACCGCATCCCTTATACTATATTTTTTAATGGGATAA
- a CDS encoding TIGR00266 family protein produces MQYKIEGTPMPVVVCTLENGETMITESGAMSWMTPNMKMETTSGGGVGKVFSRMMSGESLFLNRYTAQNGQGMIAFASSFPGSMRAINISANQGMIVQKSAFLAAESGVQLSIAFQKKIGGGFFGGEGFIMQRLSGQGTAFIEIDGYAMEYLLQPGQSMIVDTGYLAAMSETCTIDVQKVPGVKNMLFGGEGIFNTVVTGPGTIILQTMPINQMAAVLRPFFPSNS; encoded by the coding sequence ATGCAATATAAAATTGAAGGCACCCCCATGCCAGTTGTTGTTTGTACTCTGGAAAACGGGGAAACCATGATTACCGAAAGCGGCGCTATGTCTTGGATGACACCAAATATGAAAATGGAAACCACATCTGGAGGAGGAGTAGGAAAAGTATTTAGCCGTATGATGTCCGGAGAATCACTGTTTTTAAACCGTTATACCGCACAAAATGGCCAAGGAATGATCGCGTTCGCATCCAGTTTTCCTGGTTCTATGCGCGCAATCAATATTTCTGCCAATCAAGGAATGATTGTACAAAAATCCGCATTTTTGGCAGCAGAATCAGGCGTACAGCTTTCTATTGCTTTCCAAAAAAAAATTGGTGGAGGATTCTTTGGTGGAGAAGGTTTTATTATGCAACGTTTATCAGGTCAGGGCACAGCATTTATTGAAATTGACGGATACGCCATGGAATACCTATTACAACCTGGGCAAAGTATGATTGTAGACACCGGATATCTAGCCGCAATGAGTGAAACCTGTACCATTGATGTACAAAAAGTTCCTGGTGTAAAAAATATGCTGTTTGGTGGGGAAGGTATCTTTAACACTGTTGTAACCGGACCTGGTACAATTATTTTACAAACAATGCCTATCAATCAAATGGCTGCTGTTTTACGTCCATTTTTCCCATCCAACAGTTAA
- a CDS encoding NAD-dependent protein deacylase has product MIDQLKQWVQQSDNIVFFGGAGVSTESGIPDFRSTDGLYYQEYQYPPETILSHTFYEENPLEFFRFYRNKLIYPDAKPNAAHNKLSEWEKQGKLKAVITQNIDGLHQMAGSKEVLELHGSIHRNYCESCGKFYRLQEIMDCDGIPTCSCGGRIKPDVVLYEEGLDSNILSRSLNYIRHADVLIVAGTSLAVYPAAGLLQYYTGNHLVLINKTPTPYDANADLLIQGKIGEVLSQL; this is encoded by the coding sequence ATGATTGACCAATTAAAGCAGTGGGTACAACAAAGCGACAATATCGTGTTTTTTGGAGGTGCTGGAGTTTCTACCGAAAGTGGAATACCGGATTTTCGCAGTACCGATGGTTTATACTATCAAGAATATCAATATCCTCCAGAAACGATTTTAAGCCATACGTTTTATGAGGAAAATCCATTGGAATTTTTTCGGTTTTACCGCAATAAATTAATCTATCCAGATGCCAAACCAAACGCAGCCCATAATAAACTGTCGGAGTGGGAAAAACAAGGAAAATTAAAAGCGGTTATTACCCAAAATATTGACGGTCTGCATCAGATGGCAGGCAGTAAAGAAGTGTTGGAGCTGCATGGTTCCATCCATCGGAATTATTGTGAGTCTTGCGGAAAATTTTATCGTTTACAAGAAATTATGGATTGTGACGGTATCCCAACATGTTCTTGTGGGGGACGGATTAAACCGGATGTTGTACTGTACGAGGAAGGGCTGGATAGCAATATTTTAAGCCGTTCTTTAAATTATATCCGCCATGCGGATGTATTGATTGTCGCTGGAACTTCATTGGCTGTTTATCCAGCAGCGGGTTTATTGCAGTATTATACTGGAAATCATCTAGTATTAATCAATAAAACGCCAACCCCTTATGATGCCAATGCAGATTTATTAATTCAGGGGAAAATAGGGGAAGTACTCTCCCAATTATAA
- a CDS encoding arsenate reductase family protein, which translates to MSILFLEYPKCSTCQKAKKWLDENGIQYQDRHIVEQNPTVEELTQWYQKSGLPLKRFFNTSGMLYKELKLKDKLPTMTEQEQLELLATNGMLVKRPLVISDTVICPGFKQDVWEQLKD; encoded by the coding sequence ATGTCAATTTTATTTTTGGAATATCCGAAGTGTTCTACCTGCCAAAAAGCGAAAAAATGGCTAGATGAAAACGGAATACAATATCAGGACCGCCATATTGTAGAACAGAACCCTACAGTGGAGGAATTAACCCAATGGTATCAAAAAAGCGGATTGCCATTAAAACGGTTTTTTAATACCAGCGGGATGCTATATAAAGAATTAAAATTAAAAGATAAACTGCCTACTATGACAGAACAGGAACAATTAGAATTATTAGCCACCAATGGGATGTTGGTAAAGCGCCCGTTGGTTATCTCTGATACTGTAATTTGTCCAGGGTTTAAACAGGATGTTTGGGAACAGTTGAAAGATTAA
- a CDS encoding nucleotidyltransferase domain-containing protein: MVNIDDYMQRLQLVLQQVFGNRLLYLGLQGSYRRGEETPTSDIDAMVILDYFTIQDMDLYRKTVTNLTPEEQTCGFICGKQELLHWNPGEICQLIHETKDYYGNLKDFVPEYTLQDVKNHIKVNVGNLYHGLCHEFIHSSQGIEKEQLQFAYKSIFYLLQNLHFIRTGKFILKKQDLASYLEGLDLQVLQTAESVKTKEFNGQHAFQLLFGWCQQVLHTIDC; encoded by the coding sequence ATGGTAAACATTGATGATTATATGCAGAGGCTACAGCTAGTGCTACAACAGGTATTTGGCAATCGGTTATTGTATTTAGGGCTACAAGGAAGTTATCGTAGAGGGGAAGAAACGCCAACAAGCGATATTGATGCTATGGTAATATTGGATTATTTTACGATACAGGACATGGATCTGTATCGAAAGACTGTTACCAATTTAACTCCAGAGGAACAAACTTGTGGGTTTATCTGTGGAAAACAGGAATTGCTCCACTGGAATCCAGGAGAAATCTGCCAGTTGATCCACGAAACCAAAGATTATTACGGAAATTTAAAGGACTTTGTGCCAGAATATACCTTACAGGATGTGAAAAACCATATCAAAGTAAATGTGGGGAACCTGTACCATGGGCTCTGTCATGAATTCATCCACTCCTCCCAAGGGATAGAAAAAGAACAGTTGCAATTTGCGTATAAATCTATTTTTTATCTTTTACAAAACCTACATTTTATCCGGACTGGAAAATTTATCTTAAAAAAACAGGATTTGGCTTCCTATTTGGAAGGATTGGATCTACAGGTTTTGCAAACAGCAGAATCGGTGAAAACCAAAGAGTTTAATGGCCAACATGCTTTTCAATTGCTGTTTGGTTGGTGCCAACAAGTATTACATACAATTGATTGTTAA